The Rhizobium rhododendri nucleotide sequence CGATCAGCGTATCGCCGGCCTTCAGCATGTCGACTGCGGCGCGGATAGCCTCGGCACGGTCCGCGATTTCCGTGGCTGAGGTGGCCGCAGCCATGATTTCGGCGCGGATGGCAGCCGGTTGTTCAGAGCGCGGATTGTCGTCGGTGACGATGACGACGTCGGCCAGCCGGCAGGCGATCTCGCCCATGATCGGCCGCTTGCCACGATCCCGGTCGCCACCGCAGCCAAAGACGACGATGACACGACCGGTGGTAAAAGGCCGCACAGCCGCAAGCACGTTTTCCAGTGCATCCGGCTTGTGGGCGTAATCGACATAGGCAAGCGCGCCGTCGCGCGTCTGGCCGATCAGCTCAAGCCGTCCGGAAGCACCCTGGAGCTTTTCCAGCGCCTGCATTGCCACGGCCGCTGGAGCACCGGTCGAAATCGCAAGGCCGGCTGCAACCAGCGCATTGGCGATCTGGAAATCGCCGGCCAGCGGAATGTGAACCTCGAAGATCTCGGTGCCGAAATGCACCTCGGCGACCTGCTTGTGGCGCGAATGCTCGACCCGCTTCAACGTCAGGAAATTGCCCTTGCGGCCAACGGTGCGGATATCGTGACCAGCCTGCCGGGCAGCAGCTACGGCCTGATCCGACCAGGCGTCGTCGGCAAAGATGACGGCTGGCGATCCCTGCGGCAGCAGCGTATCGAAAAGCCGCATCTTAGCGGCCATATAGGCCTCTACGGTCGGGTGATAGTCCATGTGATCGCGGCCGAGATTGGTAAAGCCAGCAGCCTTGAGACGCACACCATCGAGACGGAACTGGTCAAGCCCATGGCTGGAGGCTTCCATCGCGGCATGGGTCACGCCCTCGTCGGCAAGTTCGGCCAGCAGTTTGTGCAGCGACACCGGATCCGGCGTCGTCAGCGAGCCATAGTCGTTGCGGCTGGGCGAGATGACGCCAGTCGTGCCGATCATTGCGGCGGTGCTTCCGGCATGCGCCCAGATCTGGCGGGTGAAGGAGGCAACGGAGGTCTTGCCGGCCGTACCCGTGACGGC carries:
- a CDS encoding UDP-N-acetylmuramoyl-L-alanyl-D-glutamate--2,6-diaminopimelate ligase → MKLRDLVGTDFPELNGPVGGSLGDIDITGLSADSRQITPGMAFVAVAGTKADGAAFVADAAARGAAVIFARHAADAGSVPVVAVSEPRRLLALAAARFYGRQPETMVAVTGTAGKTSVASFTRQIWAHAGSTAAMIGTTGVISPSRNDYGSLTTPDPVSLHKLLAELADEGVTHAAMEASSHGLDQFRLDGVRLKAAGFTNLGRDHMDYHPTVEAYMAAKMRLFDTLLPQGSPAVIFADDAWSDQAVAAARQAGHDIRTVGRKGNFLTLKRVEHSRHKQVAEVHFGTEIFEVHIPLAGDFQIANALVAAGLAISTGAPAAVAMQALEKLQGASGRLELIGQTRDGALAYVDYAHKPDALENVLAAVRPFTTGRVIVVFGCGGDRDRGKRPIMGEIACRLADVVIVTDDNPRSEQPAAIRAEIMAAATSATEIADRAEAIRAAVDMLKAGDTLIVAGKGHEEGQTVAGVTLPFSDHAEVRRALGETTS